The following nucleotide sequence is from Coffea eugenioides isolate CCC68of chromosome 10, Ceug_1.0, whole genome shotgun sequence.
TTTTACAGTTTGTACCACTAAGGAATTACATGACTGAGCAAACTATTCGACGATGGTGAACTTTGTTCACTTGGCCAGGGATGCTGTACAGAAACTGGGGAATAATCCCTTTCCATGGAATTCAATTTCCCCGTAACAGATACAATAGTTCTGGTGATTTCTGCCCTCTGTACGGTCAGATTTAGTGGTTTCTCACAAgcagaagatgatgaagaacaAGATGACACCTCTGCTGAAGCTGGAAGACCTGTGGTGTTCTCTTCAAAATTTGCCCATTTACTAAGCCTAATTTGTTCTAATTCAATGGCCACTTCCATCATTGATGGCCTCATATCCCTGTGAAAAGCAAGACACCTGAATGCCAATTCTGCCACTTTATGCGTCGATGAAATGGTCCAAGGATCCTTACGTGGCTCAAGAAATGGATCAATTATTTCGTGTAGACATCCTTTTCCTATCCTGTCAACAGCAAGATTTGCCAAGTTTATTTCGTGCTGTGGACGATTAAAGTCCACTGCCTTCAATCCTGTTATGATCTCGAGAAGAACTACTCCAAAACTGTAGACGTCACTTTTATCGGATAAATGGAAGTGCTGATGATATTGAGGATCAAGATATCCAGGAGTTCCTTGGGGTGCAGTTGAAATGTGGGATGATTCTACCATCCCGAGTCTTGAAAGGCCAAAGTCTGCAACTTTTGACTTGTAATTGTAATCCAGTAGTATGTTACTGGACTTTATGTCCCTGTGATAAATGGGAGGGTGAACTGCATTGTGGAGATAAGCTATAGCCTGAGCAGTTTCAGCTGCAATCGTTATTCGAACAGCCCAGGGTAGtccattccctttttctctttgcAAATGCTGAGACAGAGTTCCATTGGGCATGAACTCGTAAACTAGAATCTGTTCTCCTTTTTCTATGGAGCAGCCTAAGAGGCGAACAAGATTCGGATGGCTGACAGTGGAAATAAGTTTGATCTCATTTAGTACTTGTTCAGTGCTCTCAGTATCTCTATGCCTGATCCTCTTGATTGCCACCCATTCATCATTGTGCAGCTTTCCTGAATACACTGTTCCATATGCACCCGTTCCTAGTCTTCTTTTCTCTGAGAATGACTCGGTGGCTTTCTCCACTTCTTTGTAATGATACACAGGAATACTGATTCCGGTAGCTTTACACAATTCCCGCTTAGTTTTATTTCTGGTTTTTAGCCTCGAACGCCGTCGAACGAAGCAGCA
It contains:
- the LOC113749406 gene encoding wall-associated receptor kinase-like 14, whose translation is MVIPFLSIISYVLYRLSSLGNASAICQKSCGAVSYNHIPFPFGFSSGCQIQLNCTSNGTMVIHDFPILDISQESIMVNLQAQCGRSMSAIDDLFGPNYAPTSHNGILMENCTAPVPTCVIPTTMVLTHFELLDCGAQNSSNLSCYSEPSKQSLFMNYNSLVKNRCSSLFSAISIESYGTNSSSVSLTVQLVQLGWWLQGHCHCSIHANCTKIWSPTDEKPGYRCQCLDGYVGDGYIAGVGCRRDSTRCNPAKYLSGQCGGTTRVGVLVGGVIAGAALMVSIGLVCCFVRRRSRLKTRNKTKRELCKATGISIPVYHYKEVEKATESFSEKRRLGTGAYGTVYSGKLHNDEWVAIKRIRHRDTESTEQVLNEIKLISTVSHPNLVRLLGCSIEKGEQILVYEFMPNGTLSQHLQREKGNGLPWAVRITIAAETAQAIAYLHNAVHPPIYHRDIKSSNILLDYNYKSKVADFGLSRLGMVESSHISTAPQGTPGYLDPQYHQHFHLSDKSDVYSFGVVLLEIITGLKAVDFNRPQHEINLANLAVDRIGKGCLHEIIDPFLEPRKDPWTISSTHKVAELAFRCLAFHRDMRPSMMEVAIELEQIRLSKWANFEENTTGLPASAEVSSCSSSSSACEKPLNLTVQRAEITRTIVSVTGKLNSMERDYSPVSVQHPWPSEQSSPSSNSLLSHVIP